In the genome of Deinococcus psychrotolerans, one region contains:
- a CDS encoding NAD(P)-dependent oxidoreductase: protein MLTDPLQPSAALPERSPSGSAWQELLPPMSAHEALVEANRCLYCFDAPCLQACPTHIDIPTFIRKISTENLRGSARVILEANFLGGTCARVCPVQELCEGACVLGADHTPIQIGRLQRYAVDHVQERGVQLFKAGVPTGKSVAVVGSGPAGISAAAELAKAGHAVTLLEKRELAGGLSSYGIISLREPLEVAQREVEAVKALGVEVQTGRELVGAADLDILLAEYDAVFLALGLGAVPAMGIPGEEQLVDGLAFIEQAKLDPLGLQVAQSVVVIGAGNTAIDAATMARRAGAEVQMVYRRTEREMTAYRHEYEFALHEGIGFTFLTQPIEVLSTGGKVTGLKCLKMALAEPDASGRPRPQPVPGSEFVIECGTVIKAIGQEKPALAAALGLELAGGYIRVDDGLETSWPGVYAGGDCIRVRGSASTVMAVQDGKVAAAAISERLATARPTSIQLGAEPAAEKP, encoded by the coding sequence ATGCTTACTGACCCTCTTCAGCCCAGTGCCGCGCTGCCCGAACGCTCGCCCAGTGGCAGCGCTTGGCAAGAACTCCTGCCGCCCATGAGCGCCCACGAAGCATTGGTGGAAGCCAACCGCTGCTTGTACTGTTTTGACGCGCCGTGTTTGCAGGCTTGCCCCACCCACATTGACATTCCCACGTTCATTCGCAAAATCAGCACCGAGAATTTGCGCGGAAGCGCCCGCGTCATTTTGGAAGCCAACTTTCTGGGCGGCACCTGCGCCCGCGTTTGTCCGGTGCAAGAACTCTGCGAGGGGGCCTGTGTGCTGGGCGCAGACCACACTCCCATTCAAATTGGACGCCTCCAGCGCTACGCTGTCGATCACGTGCAGGAACGCGGCGTGCAGCTCTTTAAGGCCGGAGTGCCGACTGGCAAAAGCGTGGCGGTGGTGGGCAGTGGCCCCGCCGGAATCAGCGCTGCCGCCGAACTCGCCAAAGCGGGACACGCCGTGACGTTGCTGGAAAAACGTGAGTTGGCCGGTGGGCTGAGCAGCTACGGCATCATCAGCTTGCGTGAGCCGCTGGAAGTCGCTCAGCGTGAAGTGGAGGCGGTCAAGGCTTTGGGCGTCGAGGTGCAGACCGGGCGCGAACTCGTCGGCGCAGCGGATCTGGACATTTTGCTGGCCGAGTACGACGCCGTGTTTTTGGCACTGGGCCTCGGCGCGGTTCCGGCGATGGGCATTCCCGGCGAGGAGCAACTCGTGGACGGGCTGGCTTTTATCGAGCAGGCCAAGCTCGACCCACTGGGCTTGCAGGTCGCCCAGAGCGTGGTGGTGATCGGCGCGGGCAACACCGCCATCGACGCCGCTACCATGGCCCGCCGCGCCGGAGCCGAGGTGCAGATGGTTTACCGCCGCACCGAGCGTGAGATGACCGCCTACCGCCACGAGTACGAGTTCGCGCTGCATGAAGGCATCGGCTTCACTTTCCTGACTCAGCCCATTGAAGTGCTGAGCACAGGCGGCAAGGTGACGGGCCTGAAATGTCTGAAAATGGCGCTGGCCGAGCCGGACGCTTCAGGCCGTCCGCGCCCTCAACCTGTACCCGGCAGCGAATTTGTCATCGAGTGCGGCACGGTGATCAAAGCCATTGGACAGGAAAAACCAGCTCTGGCCGCAGCGCTGGGCCTGGAACTGGCGGGCGGTTACATCAGGGTGGATGACGGCCTTGAAACCAGCTGGCCCGGCGTGTATGCGGGCGGCGACTGTATCCGGGTACGTGGCAGCGCCAGTACGGTCATGGCCGTTCAGGACGGCAAGGTGGCGGCGGCGGCGATCAGTGAGCGGCTTGCCACTGCGCGGCCCACTTCCATACAGCTCGGTGCCGAGCCAGCCGCAGAAAAACCCTGA
- a CDS encoding lasso peptide biosynthesis B2 protein: protein MPTQPSPDQSWPEVAARLADLLVQTPPDVRPADVSLLEQAGLAGEIASRLSAEHPAQAALQSGRLALLARSMRIRRQMQTLLSAWQAADVPSVLLKGFALSELVYPQVGLRPFGDVDILIHEADLPRAKAAAVALGWQDDGHSERPQDWTHELAHLYSPDRQVRLDVHRYAAEWTHGPRGRLQRLTQQLWEASQETDWQGVKVRVPAPPDMALHLAVSRAWTGDAGFCKPADYPDLRALKDRFALTPQQLERRADELGLTQTWRAYLAVCNPWKGIFRLNDAAAARRLRWAAERDGRKLWGPRQLRRVRDWPRMLVATLPDVWAVYRQRRADPRRLLESWPLAQNQPPLSAEEELQLIAGVRRLTRLLYASSAGDCLPRALATYRTLVRRGYPAVFVSGVRREEGAVTGHAWIEGAEGWLDSYEPRSSRQQYAVLFERRAEPQNPP, encoded by the coding sequence GTGCCTACCCAACCTTCACCCGATCAATCCTGGCCCGAAGTCGCCGCCCGCTTGGCCGATTTGCTCGTTCAAACTCCGCCGGATGTGCGGCCCGCAGACGTGTCTCTTCTGGAGCAAGCCGGCCTCGCTGGAGAAATCGCCTCGCGCCTGAGCGCTGAGCATCCGGCGCAGGCCGCTTTGCAATCCGGCCGATTGGCTTTGCTGGCCCGCAGCATGAGAATTCGCCGCCAGATGCAGACCCTGCTCTCGGCTTGGCAAGCGGCGGACGTGCCCAGCGTGCTGCTGAAAGGCTTTGCCCTCAGCGAGTTGGTGTATCCACAGGTGGGTTTGCGGCCTTTTGGCGACGTGGACATTTTGATTCACGAGGCTGACTTGCCACGTGCCAAGGCGGCCGCTGTGGCGCTGGGCTGGCAAGATGACGGCCACTCGGAGCGGCCACAAGACTGGACGCACGAGCTGGCCCACTTGTACAGCCCTGACCGGCAGGTGCGGCTGGATGTTCACCGCTACGCCGCCGAATGGACGCATGGGCCACGTGGCCGTTTGCAGCGTCTGACCCAACAGCTTTGGGAAGCCAGCCAAGAAACCGATTGGCAAGGCGTCAAGGTGCGCGTCCCTGCGCCGCCCGACATGGCGCTGCATTTAGCGGTTTCCCGCGCTTGGACGGGTGACGCAGGATTTTGCAAACCCGCCGACTACCCCGATCTGCGGGCGCTGAAAGACAGATTTGCTCTGACGCCCCAGCAGCTTGAGCGCCGCGCCGATGAATTGGGCCTGACTCAGACTTGGCGGGCTTACTTGGCCGTATGCAATCCGTGGAAAGGCATTTTCCGTTTAAATGACGCCGCCGCTGCTCGCCGACTCCGCTGGGCCGCCGAGCGAGATGGCCGCAAGTTGTGGGGGCCACGCCAACTGCGGCGTGTGCGCGACTGGCCCAGAATGCTGGTCGCCACTCTGCCGGATGTCTGGGCAGTGTACCGTCAGCGCCGCGCCGATCCAAGACGTCTGCTGGAGAGCTGGCCCTTAGCACAAAATCAGCCGCCGCTGAGCGCCGAGGAAGAGCTGCAACTCATCGCGGGCGTGCGCCGCTTGACCCGCCTCCTCTACGCTTCCTCAGCAGGAGACTGCTTGCCGCGTGCGCTGGCAACTTACCGCACACTGGTGCGGCGCGGGTATCCGGCGGTGTTTGTCAGCGGGGTGCGCCGGGAGGAGGGCGCGGTGACGGGCCACGCCTGGATCGAAGGCGCTGAGGGCTGGCTGGACAGTTACGAGCCGAGAAGCAGCCGTCAGCAGTACGCGGTGCTGTTTGAACGGCGGGCTGAGCCACAAAACCCACCGTGA